A region of the Stieleria neptunia genome:
CCCAAAGCGATCACGGCGACGGCCCACAAGCTCGCGAAAATAGTTTATGGGATGCTGAAGTACGGGAGGGAATATGTCGATGTCGGCAACGACTATTACGAACAGCAATACAAGAAGCGAGCAATGGAAAACCTGGCGAAACGGGCAGCTGCACTCAACCTGCGAGTGGTCCCCAATGAACTAGCTGGGTAGGAAGTTCCTTGAGAGCAGAGCCCGCCTCCGCTTCACCTGGCTTCGCCAGCCTACCGAACAGAACCATCGGACATCGCAGTCATCCCTCAAAAAACCTTCCCCGAGTATTCGAGAGCAGCCACTAAACTCGCGGAAGACCCCCCCCTGGGAGAGTCGAGCGCAGCGAGGAGAGGGTTTGCGTTGTTGCTTGGGGTCGCCCATCAAGAGTGACGTGAACGCCTCGCTTCGCGCGACCCTCCTGCCAGGAGGGTCGCTATCAAACTGCACGACCTCCGGACGGGAGGGTTACTTCTTCACTTGGTGCCTGCCCCCCTTTTCCACTCGCGGATGCTGCTTGCACGCCTATTGAACCTGAGAATCCTTTGCTTCGATTTCGATTTCGAATTCCGTGACGACGTCCAAATCCTCGCCAGGTTGTGTCAGGCGTGCCGCAGCGGCTTCGACGGCTTTGACCAGGGGCTTGAGGTCTTCGTCAGACGTTCCCGACTTCGTCAGTGACCGAATCATGTATTGCGTGTCCTCGATGGCAGAACGAAGCTGTTTCGCCGCAGCCTCGGACTTGTCGACCGAATAGCGTCCGATCGCGGAATACATGCTCGTGGTTGCACCGGAGATCAGGTCCTTTGAGCTGAAGCCGGGGGTGCTCTCCAAATAACGTAGCGCCGTAGCGATTTGATGGTCCTTCGTTTCACGCGATCGGATCGAAGTTGATGGTCGAATCGTCTGCGGTTGAGGCACATCATCGATGTCCTCGGAGCGGAAATTGGGGTCCACCGGGGGTGTCGCCGGGGGCGGCGGCGGTTGTGTGAGCGGAGCTGGAAGGGCGAAGCCTGACGCGCTTGTGGACACGTCGGAGATCGAGACCGGATCCTGGGGGAAACGATTGTCGCTGCGCCGGGACGCGTTCGGATCCCAGGCCAGCGGATCGGGCTGACGCAGCAGTTCATTGATTCTGCGTCCGATGATCTCCTGTCGGGCTTCGGTCCGTGCCTGGTGCTGTGATTTCAGTCTTTCGAGTCGCCGAGACAATTCGTCGATCTGATCTTTTTGCTCGGTGAGCATCGCGTCAAACTGGTTGCCGAGCATGCTTTCCAATTGCTCTTTCAGCTGGACGGTGTCGGCGCCCGTTACGGATCCGAGGATCTGTTCCACCAGCGGGCCGATGCGTTCCGCGTGCGGCAGCGGTTTGATGTGTGGCGGGGAGCCGTAGACCGGCGTGGCCACGTTCTCATAAACAACTCTGGTTTGGGGGATCAAACGTGTAACCCCTTCACGGGTGACCTTTTGATAACTGGTTTCAACTTTGGGCCGGAGGATTTTTGATACCGCAGGCTCCGGCATGAATGCGTCTTGCGCGATGCCGGGTGGAGCGAAATGCAGGATGCCGGCCAGCACGGCACCCGATGTGACCATGGTGGCCACGAGCGTGACGGGTTTCAATTTTGATCGGAACATGGTTTGGGTCCTTCTCTAGAGATTGGATTTAGTCGACGGGGGGGAAACCGATGTCGTTTTCCAGCTGGTTCATACCGAGTTGGATCTGCCGGATCTCGTCAGCGAACCCCTCCCACTGCCACGACAGAGAGGCCTCCTCTCGTGGGGCTTTCGACTCGATTGACGGGCCGGTCGTGATCGTGGTCGCTGGTCGAGGAGGCGCGCTTGCTTCGCGGGTGACTGGCGTCGTCGACGGGGATCGCGGTGACGTCCCGATCCATGGAAACTTTGCCAGCGCGAACAGGATCGCCAACGCGGCAACGGCAAACAGAGCCGCGATCACAGATCTTCCACGGGCCATGCGGGGGCGTTGCAGCAGAACGGGCAAGGGATTGGCGGAGGGGTGTCGCACGTGCGCTTCGGCTTGGCGAAGCAACTGGGCCGCGTCGATCGCCGATGCGATTCGCTGTGCAGGGGCCTTGCACAGAAATCGCTGGACCAAGCGTTCGACCCAGGGCGGCAGCGATTCGACGCGATCGACGACGGGGCTTGCCGGCGTGTCGATGACTTTGCGAAGCACCGCGATCGGGGAATCGGCGACGAAGGGCGGGCGTCCGGTCAGCATCGAATAGAGCACGCTGCCCAGGCTGAACAGATCACTTCGCGGCCCGACGTCTTCACCGGCAGCCTGTTCGGGGCTCATGTATTGCGGCGTCCCGGCGACCATGCCGCTGACGGTGACGGTGGCGTCATCGATGGCGCGGGCGAGCCCGAAGTCGGCGATCAGGATGCGGGGGCTGTTCTCTTCTAACAGGATATTGCCGGGTTTGATGTCACGATGCACCACGCCGCGCTGGTGTGCCGCGGCCAACCCTTCGGCGATTTGTGCCGCGATGCCGAGCGCGGTTTCCAAGTCCAGCGGGCCTTCCTGATCGATCCGGCATTGCAGGCTGCGACCGGCCGACGACGAACCGATCAGCGGCATCACCAAATACGGGGGATGGGATTTTTCGCTGACACCGTAGATCGGCATGATCGAAGGGTGCACGATCGCGGCGGCCGCGCGGGCTTCGCGGGTAAATCGTCGTCGGGCCGGCGCCAGGCCGGCCAAGTGTGACGCCAGAAACTTGATCGCGACCGGGCGTCCGAGTTGGTCGTCGAAACCCGATGCGACGACTCCCATGCCGCCCGAGCCGATCACCGAGTCGATTCGGTAGCGGTCGATCCGCCCCAGGCACGCCGGGTCGTTTTCTCGCGGTGGGGCAGCGATCGCGCGCAGCCAAGCCTGTGTCGCATCGGCATCATGGCCGGTCGCCGGTGCCGTCTCGGTCACCGGCAGACGTTCATCGTGGGCCGGTTCGTCCCGGCCGTACACGCTGCGGGTTTCGGTCCACAACGTTGCATCGCCGGCGAGTGTTTCCAGCCGATGCTGGCACGCATGACAGGTCGCCAAATGGTCTTCGGCGATGGATTGCTGGTGCTCGCTGAGCGTCTCATCGAGCAATCGCAGCAGGATTGCTTCGTCACAATGCAGTCCACGGGATTCGTCCCGTGGCGGAAGGTTCGCCGCGACCATTTATTCTGCCTCCCTCTGTTCGATGAATTCTCGAAGCCGTTTCAGCACGCGGCAGCGGGCCACGTACACCGCTCCTTCGCTGAGCCCCAGATCCTGCGCGACCGCGCGGGCCGGATGATCACCGACGGCTGTTTGCCAGAACGCGTCCCAGGTTGTTGCCGAGACCATCGGGCGGACGTGCTCGGCCGCACATTGAAAGAGTTGCCGGCGATGCTCCAAATCGAACTCCGTTTCCAAAGGGATTTCAATTCCGTCCACGACGTCCGCCAGCACATTCGTCTCGCCGCCGAGCGGACGCGCGGTGTCACTCAGCCGTCGAAATCGATCCACGGCCACCCGGCGCGTCGTTTGCGACAACCAGCCCCGAAACGAACCTGTACCGTCGGGGTCGAAGCGGTCGATCGCCGCCGCCACCCGTAACAACACCTCTTGGACGATCTCGCGGGCGTCGGCGTCTTGCAGCTGTCGCCGCCGGGCGAGCCGGTAGATCACCGGTTCGTAGATCTGCAAAAACTCGCTCCACGCCGCGTGGTTCCCGCGGTCACGCAACCGCAACAGCAGACTCGGTCGTGTGATGGGAGGAGCTGACACGGGTGAAACGCGAGTCCGGTGAAAACGAAGCAGGTGGCTGACATTGTTCTACACGGATGAAATGTCGCCGTCTTACATGGATTCAGAAAAACATTTTGGGGGCGAGTTGAAGTTGGTGCGTCTCGGCCGGCTTGGCCGTGATGGCACCGGACGCGTGGAACGCCGTGGTGGATGGGCTTGCCGGGCTACGCCGTGAAGCATTTGTTAGCGGCAGGGCGCGAGCCCTCCGGTTCCTCCTCTTTGCCAAAACACCGGAGGGCTCGCGGGCTGTCGATTTTGTGAACCGCGACGCGTAAGCGGCCGGGCACTGCGACGCTGCCCGAGGCCTTACGGCCAGCGGCTCACCATTGACTCAGCAGATCCTGACTAAATCGACAGCCCGCTCGCGCCCTGCCGCTAAAACCTCAAGAAACAAAGGGAAAGAATGCTTCACAGCGTTGCCCCGCCGGGGATCGGGCTGACGGGGTGGACAAACGTCTTCATCAGGTACCTTTGACAGCGTTGCATGGACGGGGTGAGCTGGTCGAGAGCGTCAGAATCGATGCGTTGGCAAGGTCTCCTCTTTTTTCTGGATTTTGGGGGGCGATAATGCGCACGGTGCCGGCGGATGGTAAGATGCTCTGCCCATTACGGTTAGGACGGTCCGCTCGGACCCCTTTCCGAGAAAGAGAAAACGTACCCCCCTTTCTTGCCTCCCTTCCTGTTGGAGATTCAACGTATGTCTCGTTTGATGTTGCCTTTGGCTGTTTTTGGTTTGCTGGTTTGCTCGGTGGTTTCGGCTGAGGAGCAGACGAAGAAGAAAGCCGCAAAAGGTTTGAAGGCCGGCGATGCGATCGGCGCGTTCCACGTCACGAAAGTCTGTGGTGCCGAGGATGATGGCGTCGAGCAAGGTGAGCGGCTTTGCTATCGCTGCAGGTATCAATCACGCCCGATGGTGATGGTGTTCGCACGTGACACCGGTGGAAAGCTGAATGACTTGGTCAAGGAAATTGACGCGGCGGTCAAAGCCAACGAAGACGCCCAACTGAGAGGCTTTGTCACATTGATGGGCGAAGACGCTGCGGCATTGAAGGACGTCGCGACCAAGGTCGTCGAGACCTCCGGTGCGACCTCCGTTCCGGTTGTGATTGCCGAAGACCATGTGACCGGACCGAGCAACTACAAGCTCGACGAAAACGCGGCCATCACGGTCGTCCTGGCCAACGACAGCAAAGTCGTCGCGGCACGTAAGTTCAACAAGGCGGACAAGGTGAACGTCAACGGCGTCATGAAAGTCGTCAACAAGATGCTCAACTAAACGAAGCGTCTAAAATGGATAGCACGGTCGTTGATGCGGCCGTGCTATTTTTTTTGCACGGTACTTTCATTGACCGCTGCACTGAAACACTTCGCGTGGCAGGACACCGGCGAGAATTTACAGGTGTACGTTCGGAGGTTGCGGAAAAAGTGCCCGTTCTTCTGGCGCATGTGGTTTTGGTGGTTGGGACCGCTGTGCGGCGCAGTCGTCGTTGCGATTGCGATGCACGGGGTTGGACCGATGATCCCGGTGAAGAACAAACTACCGTCGGGTGCGTGGGCGGCGATTGGTGCCTTCTTCGGCCTTTTCTGGTCACACCTTGGCTTGCGCCGCGCGTCTCTGGAATCGAATTCCATCGCGAACCTTAACCGCCTGATCCCCCAAGCAGCACACCCGACTGGAAAGCGCACACGGGAGTCATCCTGACTTGACGCGAAAGATCAACCCGTACGATGCCCCCAGCGAGCGGAGTCACGAGAGACCGCCCCGCACCGCTAAGTCAGCTAATCACGTTCGAGTGACATGGGTGCTCGTCGTAACGTTTGTGCTACTCGCTGTATGTGCCCTGGTGCTTCCGGCATTCCAAGCGGCCCGATGATGATTCGGAGTGGGATCACAGGTCAAAAGATTGCGGGTAAGAAAATCAATCGCGACCGTTGTCTACTTGCCCCGCATCCCAGCAGTCACTTTTCCTACCCATAATTTTCCTACCTTTCTCTCCGGAACGTAACCAGCGGTGCGATGCCCGGAGATCGGTTCAAGGGACCGTCCAGCTTAAGCCGACCGCTGTTCGCACGTACGATGGCCCTCCCCGACCGTGGACGGTTGATCTGATTTATGAACGATCTGGATTAATGATGGTTCTGACTTTCTCAGCGAGCATGAACACGGAGCCGACGAGCACGCCCCCAAGATACCCCCAGCACGCTCCAAAAATCGCATTGAAGAAGAGAAGCGGAATCAAGTCTTCCGCTGATTGACCGTTCGATTGTCGCAGAGCGACGAAAGTCATTGCAACGACAAAGAAAACGGCCCCCACAAGCATCGACGCCACGCGTGCATGTTTTCCTCCGAATAGAATCGCTTGGCCCAGCGCAATCGACGTAAAAAATGCAGCAACCACCGCGACCGCAATCATGGGTAGGCTTACGGCGCGCAGTATCGCAAAGACCATCGCGCAGGCCGTCGTCACAACAAGCGTTGTGGAAAGGTCGAACTTGCGTGGTGCGGAATACACACGTGTGCGACTCGGCGACGGTGCCTGATTTGCGGTCAATGGGCAAGTCCGATAGCGAATTGCGGTCGATCCGCGCATGTGGCGGAACGGGGATCGATTGTCCGTGTGATGCACAGCATCACCTACCGGCGTGGGCAAGGCGTCTGGATGCGACCTTGCGATCGGAGCGGATCGGGGACGGTTTCCAGTCTAACGATTTGTCTTCATGCTGGTGGGCATGAATTGGATTCTCTTGAGCCTCGTCTCGGCAACGTTATTGGGGGTGTATGACGCCGCCAAGAAATGGTCGGTTCAGGCCAATGCCGTTCCCGTCGTGTTGCTCGTCTGCGTCTCAATCGGCGCGTCACTGTATTTGCCGCTGGTACTGTGGTCGACGTTCTGGGCGGATTCGATCCCGCTGGACAGGTTCGTCGTCCGTCCGTTGAGCTGGAACGAACACGGATTGATCGCATCCAAAAGTGTTCTGGTGGGGGCGTCGTGGACGTTTGCGTTTTCGGCGTTGAAACACTTGCCGCTTTCGATCGCTGCGCCGATTCGCGCCACCAGCCCGTTCTGGACGATCGTGATTGCGATCTTGTTTTTCGGGGAGCGTCCGGCGCCGCTGCAGTGGGCGGG
Encoded here:
- a CDS encoding serine/threonine-protein kinase translates to MVAANLPPRDESRGLHCDEAILLRLLDETLSEHQQSIAEDHLATCHACQHRLETLAGDATLWTETRSVYGRDEPAHDERLPVTETAPATGHDADATQAWLRAIAAPPRENDPACLGRIDRYRIDSVIGSGGMGVVASGFDDQLGRPVAIKFLASHLAGLAPARRRFTREARAAAAIVHPSIMPIYGVSEKSHPPYLVMPLIGSSSAGRSLQCRIDQEGPLDLETALGIAAQIAEGLAAAHQRGVVHRDIKPGNILLEENSPRILIADFGLARAIDDATVTVSGMVAGTPQYMSPEQAAGEDVGPRSDLFSLGSVLYSMLTGRPPFVADSPIAVLRKVIDTPASPVVDRVESLPPWVERLVQRFLCKAPAQRIASAIDAAQLLRQAEAHVRHPSANPLPVLLQRPRMARGRSVIAALFAVAALAILFALAKFPWIGTSPRSPSTTPVTREASAPPRPATTITTGPSIESKAPREEASLSWQWEGFADEIRQIQLGMNQLENDIGFPPVD
- a CDS encoding RNA polymerase sigma factor; protein product: MSAPPITRPSLLLRLRDRGNHAAWSEFLQIYEPVIYRLARRRQLQDADAREIVQEVLLRVAAAIDRFDPDGTGSFRGWLSQTTRRVAVDRFRRLSDTARPLGGETNVLADVVDGIEIPLETEFDLEHRRQLFQCAAEHVRPMVSATTWDAFWQTAVGDHPARAVAQDLGLSEGAVYVARCRVLKRLREFIEQREAE